In Halovivax gelatinilyticus, the following are encoded in one genomic region:
- a CDS encoding DUF5518 domain-containing protein, whose protein sequence is MTDWRAVIVGFLVITVASILGLSVPVFGQLVAGLLGGFVAGYMAGGGLGRGAWHGLLAGGLGAIVAGVVLALAVGIGSLALGPVGAIVGGLAGLGILLVAFFVAFVMAIESAIAGAVGGAMNG, encoded by the coding sequence ATGACTGACTGGCGCGCCGTGATCGTCGGCTTTCTCGTCATCACCGTCGCCTCGATCCTCGGGCTCTCGGTTCCGGTCTTCGGCCAGCTCGTCGCGGGACTGCTCGGCGGATTCGTCGCCGGTTACATGGCCGGCGGCGGGCTGGGACGGGGCGCCTGGCACGGATTGCTCGCCGGTGGCCTCGGTGCGATCGTCGCGGGGGTCGTGCTGGCGCTCGCGGTCGGTATCGGGAGTCTCGCCCTGGGCCCGGTCGGCGCGATCGTCGGCGGGCTGGCGGGGCTCGGCATCCTGCTGGTCGCGTTCTTCGTCGCGTTCGTCATGGCCATCGAGAGCGCGATCGCGGGGGCGGTCGGCGGGGCGATGAACGGGTGA
- a CDS encoding ribonucleotide-diphosphate reductase subunit beta — MPLLDTDAEHDPNKILPIEYDWAREYYVAGVANNWTPEEIPMGDDVTQWRGDALTDAERQLVEWNLGFFSTAESLTANNLVLAVYDHVTAPECRQYLLRQAYEEAIHTDTFIYCCDSLGFEPEYLYGMYDRIPSIAEKDEFVVDMTRVVDSPDFSIQTDEDVLDFLRDLVGFYVVMEGIFFYAGFAMMLGLKRRNRMVGIGQQFEYILRDESLHVGFGVELIDGIRVEHPDAWTDAFEREVIDLLTEAVELEKIYAREACPEDVLGMSSEQFCEYVEHVADRRLRQLGLPTQYGTDNPFPWMTEQVDLNKEKNFFETQVTEYQSGGRLDW; from the coding sequence GACTGGGCCCGCGAGTACTACGTCGCCGGCGTGGCCAACAACTGGACCCCGGAAGAGATTCCGATGGGAGACGACGTCACCCAGTGGCGAGGGGACGCCCTCACCGACGCCGAGCGCCAGCTCGTCGAGTGGAACCTCGGGTTCTTCTCGACGGCCGAATCGCTCACCGCGAACAACCTCGTCCTCGCCGTCTACGACCACGTCACGGCCCCGGAGTGTCGCCAGTACCTCCTCCGGCAGGCCTACGAGGAGGCGATCCACACGGACACGTTCATTTACTGCTGTGACTCGCTCGGCTTCGAGCCGGAGTACCTCTACGGGATGTACGACCGAATCCCGTCGATCGCCGAGAAAGACGAATTCGTCGTCGACATGACGCGCGTTGTCGACTCCCCGGACTTTTCCATACAGACGGACGAGGACGTTCTGGACTTCCTGCGCGATCTCGTCGGCTTCTACGTCGTCATGGAGGGGATCTTCTTCTACGCCGGATTCGCGATGATGCTCGGACTGAAGCGCCGGAACAGGATGGTCGGCATCGGCCAGCAGTTCGAGTACATCCTCCGAGACGAGTCTCTCCACGTGGGGTTCGGCGTCGAACTCATCGACGGGATCCGGGTCGAGCACCCCGATGCCTGGACGGACGCGTTCGAAAGGGAGGTGATCGACCTGCTCACCGAAGCCGTCGAACTGGAGAAGATTTACGCCCGCGAGGCGTGCCCCGAGGACGTTCTCGGGATGAGTAGCGAACAGTTCTGTGAGTACGTCGAACACGTCGCAGACCGCCGGCTCCGACAGCTCGGCCTGCCGACCCAGTACGGGACCGACAATCCGTTCCCGTGGATGACAGAGCAGGTGGATCTGAACAAGGAGAAGAACTTCTTCGAAACGCAGGTGACCGAGTACCAGAGCGGCGGCCGACTCGACTGGTAG